From Dermochelys coriacea isolate rDerCor1 chromosome 8, rDerCor1.pri.v4, whole genome shotgun sequence, the proteins below share one genomic window:
- the MYSM1 gene encoding deubiquitinase MYSM1 isoform X5, with protein sequence MVRSPTKSASCSVKWRIEEKELFEQGLAKFGRRWTKIAKLVGSRTVLQVKSYARQYFKNKAKTDDSEKEEQSQYSCNSLPVEDEGEKVVAWAPANLRGRADPNLNAVKIEKLSDDEEVDITDEMDEVLSHEPPPEPGKSKLTDIPKSPIQETRGREHTFWSAGYNFAIPQFAEDNFQKAEQGKVEALEFPDIASTCSEKQSVNGDESVKSVYVQFNEFTEKSEQDRKGTFDDTKQFVDQELNEEQKDLVNNEMLFHPSCQLDEENQEEAEELKPPDQEVEIDRNIILGEEKQAIPEFFEGRQAKTPERYLKIRNYILDQWERCKPKYLNKTSVRPGLKNCGDVNCIGRIHTYLELIGAINFGCEQAVYNRPQPADKTRSKEGKDTIEAYQLAQRLQSMRTRRRRVRDPWGNWCDAKDLEGQTFEHLSAEELARRREEEKLKPAKPSKGSRQIKSSFDPFQLIPCCFFTEEKREPFQVKVASEALLIMDLHAHVSMAEVIGLLGGRYSEADRIVEICAAEPCNSLSTGLQCEMDPVSQTQASETLAVRGYSVIGWYHSHPAFDPNPSIRDIDTQAKYQSYFSRGGAMFIGMIISPYNRNNPLPYSQITCLVISDEISSDGSYRLPYKFEVHQMLEEPQWELVFEKTRWIIEKYRLSHSSVPMDKIFHRDSDLTCLQKLLECMRKTLDKVTNCFIAEEFLTQIENLFLSSYKSEKRNNTTEENKNMCPNELPM encoded by the exons GCTAAATTTGGCCGAAGATGGACAAAAATTGCCAAATTGGTTGGAAGTCGCACTGTTCTACAAGTAAAGAGCTATGCCAGGCAATACTTTAAGAACAAG GCAAAAACtgatgactctgaaaaagaggaacaaagtcAGTACAGCTGCAATAGTCTTCCTGTTGAGGATGAAGGAGAGAAGGTGGTGGCATGGGCACCGGCAAACCTGAGGGGCCGTGCAGACCCCAACCTGAACGCAGTGAAAATTGAAAAGTTATCTGATGATGAAGAAGTAGATATCACGGATGAAATGGATGAAGTGCTTTCTCATGAACCCCCACCGGAACCTGGCAAATCTAAATTAACTGATATTCCGAAGAGTCCAATTCAAGAAACCAGAGGAAGAGAACACACTTTTTGGTCTGCTGGATACAATTTTGCAATTCCCCAGTTTGCAGAAGACAACTTTCAAAAGGCCGAGCAAGGCAAGGTAGAAGCACTGGAGTTTCCAGACATTGCATCCACGTGCTCTGAGAAACAGAGCGTGAATGGTGATGAATCTGTGAAATCAGTTTATGTGCAATTTAATGAGTTTACAGAGAAAAGTGAGCAAGACAGAAAAGGGACTTTTGATGACACCAAGCAATTTGTTGATCAAGAACTTAATGAAGAGCAGAAGGACTTAGTTAATAATGAAATGCTTTTCCATCCTTCTTGCCAATTGGATGAAGAAAATCAAGAGGAAGCAGAGGAGCTTAAGCCACCTGATCAAGAAGTGGAAATTGATAGAAATATCATTCTGGGAGAAGAAAAGCAAGCTATTCCAGAATTTTTTGAGGGACGTCAGGCCAAAACACCAGAGCGCTATCTGAAAATTAGAAATTACATTTTGGATCAGTG GGAGCGATGTAAACCTAAATACCTGAATAAGACTTCAGTACGGCCAGGCCTTAAGAACTGTGGTGATGTTAACTGTATTGGACGGatacacacatacctggagttaATAGGAGCAATTAACTTTGgctgtg AACAGGCTGTGTATAACAGACCACAACCAGCTGACAAAACACGATCCAAAGAAGGCAAAGACACCATAGAAGCATACCAGCTTGCTCAGCGTTTGCAGTCCATG CGTACAAGACGACGGCGTGTGCGAGACCCCTGGGGAAACTGGTGTGATGCCAAGGATTTGGAAGGACAGACATTTGAG CATCTCTCTGCTGAGGAACTAGCaagaaggagagaggaggagaaacttAAACCTGCAAAACCTTCTAAAGGATCGAGACAAataaaaag TTCTTTTGATCCTTTTCAGCTGATACCTTGCTGTTTCTTCACTGAAGAAAAACGA GAACCATTTCAGGTGAAAGTGGCTTCAGAAGCACTTTTAATAATGGACTTG CATGCTCATGTTTCTATGGCAGAAGTAATAGGCCTGTTAGGGGGAAGATACTCTGAAGCTGATAGAATTGTTGAA ATTTGTGCAGCAGAACCATGCAATAGTCTCAGTACAGGTCTACAGTGTGAGATGGATCCAGTGTCTCAAACTCAGGCCTCAGAAACCTTGGCTGTTAGAGGGTACAGTGTAATTGGGTGGTACCACTCTCACCCTGCATTTGACCCCAACCCTTCGATACGAGATATTGACACTCAGGCTAAATACCAG AGTTATTTCTCCAGAGGCGGGGCAATGTTCATTGGAATGATCATAAGTCCTTATAACCGAAATAATCCTCTTCCATATTCCCAGATTACTTGTCTGGTTATTAGTGATGAGATTAGTTCTGATGGCTCATACC GCCTGCCTTACAAGTTTGAAGTACATCAGATGTTGGAAGAACCTCAGTGGGAATTAGTGTTTGAAAAAACAAGATGGATAATCGAAAAATACAGGCTCTCTcatag CAGTGTCCCCATGGATAAAATCTTTCACAGGGATTCTGACCTGACCTGTTTGCAAAAA CTTTTGGAGTGTATGAGGAAGACTCTGGACAAGGTAACGAACTGCTTCATTGCTGAAGAATTCTTGACTCAGATAGAAAACTTATTCCTTTCTAGCTACAAAAGTGAGAAGCGGAATAATACAACTGAAGAAAATAAGAACATGTGTCCAAATGAATTGCCAATGTGA
- the TACSTD2 gene encoding tumor-associated calcium signal transducer 2 isoform X2: protein MASSSLSPLNMESRFGVVLVLILAAASSSTQKNCICATNRRALCTEDTSGNCFCTLMGSSQRVNCSVLTSKCLLMKAEMSSPKGRRFSKPEHGFLDNDGVYNPDCENSGNFKARQCNQTDTCWCVNSAGVRRTDKGDKSLKCSELVRTNWIFIKLKHKERSKTFHASEVENGLRQIIQNRYKLHPKYITAIEYEYPFIHIDLKQNASQKSNGDVDIADVAYYFEKDVKLDSLFHRSNAFNLSVNGEPLNVEGILIYYVDEKPPEFSMKRLTAGVIAVLAVVILTIIAGITVLVITRRRTGKYEKVEIKEMGEMRRGQNS from the exons ATG gcttcttcctctctttctcccttGAACATGGAATCTAGATTTGGAGTTGTGCTGGTTTTGATCTTGGCAGCTGCATCATCATCTACCCAGAAGAACTGTATCTGTGCAACCAACAGACGGGCTCTGTGCACTGAAGACACTTCTGGGAACTGCTTCTGCACATTGATGGGTTCAAGTCAAAGAGTGAATTGTTCAGTGTTGACTTCAAAATGTTTACTGATGAAGGCAGAAATGAGCTCCCCAAAGGGCAGGCGCTTCTCTAAACCTGAGCATGGCTTTTTAGACAATGATGGAGTTTACAATCCAGACTGTGAGAACAGTGGTAACTTCAAAGCCAGGCAGTGCAATCAGACCGACACCTGCTGGTGCGTGAACTCTGCTGGGGTGAGAAGAACTGATAAGGGTGACAAAAGCCTAAAATGCAGTGAACTAGTCAGAACTAACTGGATCTTCATCAAACTGAAACACAAGGAGAGGTCTAAAACTTTCCATGCTTCTGAAGTGGAAAATGGTCTGAGACAAATCATTCAGAACAGATACAAGCTGCATCCAAAGTACATCACTGCCATTGAGTATGAATACCCATTCATCCATATTGACCTGAAGCAAAATGCTTCCCAGAAATCCAACGGAGATGTCGATATAGCTGATGTGGCTTATTACTTTGAAAAAGATGTTAAACTTGACTCTCTATTTCACCGTAGTAATGCATTCAACCTCTCCGTTAACGGAGAGCCTTTGAATGTGGAAGGAATTTTAATTTACTATGTGGATGAAAAGCCACCAGAGTTTTCTATGAAACGTCTGACTGCTGGCGTTATTGCTGTGTTGGCAGTAGTGATATTGACTATTATTGCTGGGATTACTGTACTGGTTATTACCAGGAGGCGGACAGGGAAGTATGAGAAGGTCGAGATCAAGGAGATGGGTGAAATGAGACGAGGACAGAACTCATAG
- the TACSTD2 gene encoding tumor-associated calcium signal transducer 2 isoform X1, whose amino-acid sequence MHASSSLSPLNMESRFGVVLVLILAAASSSTQKNCICATNRRALCTEDTSGNCFCTLMGSSQRVNCSVLTSKCLLMKAEMSSPKGRRFSKPEHGFLDNDGVYNPDCENSGNFKARQCNQTDTCWCVNSAGVRRTDKGDKSLKCSELVRTNWIFIKLKHKERSKTFHASEVENGLRQIIQNRYKLHPKYITAIEYEYPFIHIDLKQNASQKSNGDVDIADVAYYFEKDVKLDSLFHRSNAFNLSVNGEPLNVEGILIYYVDEKPPEFSMKRLTAGVIAVLAVVILTIIAGITVLVITRRRTGKYEKVEIKEMGEMRRGQNS is encoded by the exons atgcat gcttcttcctctctttctcccttGAACATGGAATCTAGATTTGGAGTTGTGCTGGTTTTGATCTTGGCAGCTGCATCATCATCTACCCAGAAGAACTGTATCTGTGCAACCAACAGACGGGCTCTGTGCACTGAAGACACTTCTGGGAACTGCTTCTGCACATTGATGGGTTCAAGTCAAAGAGTGAATTGTTCAGTGTTGACTTCAAAATGTTTACTGATGAAGGCAGAAATGAGCTCCCCAAAGGGCAGGCGCTTCTCTAAACCTGAGCATGGCTTTTTAGACAATGATGGAGTTTACAATCCAGACTGTGAGAACAGTGGTAACTTCAAAGCCAGGCAGTGCAATCAGACCGACACCTGCTGGTGCGTGAACTCTGCTGGGGTGAGAAGAACTGATAAGGGTGACAAAAGCCTAAAATGCAGTGAACTAGTCAGAACTAACTGGATCTTCATCAAACTGAAACACAAGGAGAGGTCTAAAACTTTCCATGCTTCTGAAGTGGAAAATGGTCTGAGACAAATCATTCAGAACAGATACAAGCTGCATCCAAAGTACATCACTGCCATTGAGTATGAATACCCATTCATCCATATTGACCTGAAGCAAAATGCTTCCCAGAAATCCAACGGAGATGTCGATATAGCTGATGTGGCTTATTACTTTGAAAAAGATGTTAAACTTGACTCTCTATTTCACCGTAGTAATGCATTCAACCTCTCCGTTAACGGAGAGCCTTTGAATGTGGAAGGAATTTTAATTTACTATGTGGATGAAAAGCCACCAGAGTTTTCTATGAAACGTCTGACTGCTGGCGTTATTGCTGTGTTGGCAGTAGTGATATTGACTATTATTGCTGGGATTACTGTACTGGTTATTACCAGGAGGCGGACAGGGAAGTATGAGAAGGTCGAGATCAAGGAGATGGGTGAAATGAGACGAGGACAGAACTCATAG
- the TACSTD2 gene encoding tumor-associated calcium signal transducer 2 isoform X3 — protein sequence MESRFGVVLVLILAAASSSTQKNCICATNRRALCTEDTSGNCFCTLMGSSQRVNCSVLTSKCLLMKAEMSSPKGRRFSKPEHGFLDNDGVYNPDCENSGNFKARQCNQTDTCWCVNSAGVRRTDKGDKSLKCSELVRTNWIFIKLKHKERSKTFHASEVENGLRQIIQNRYKLHPKYITAIEYEYPFIHIDLKQNASQKSNGDVDIADVAYYFEKDVKLDSLFHRSNAFNLSVNGEPLNVEGILIYYVDEKPPEFSMKRLTAGVIAVLAVVILTIIAGITVLVITRRRTGKYEKVEIKEMGEMRRGQNS from the coding sequence ATGGAATCTAGATTTGGAGTTGTGCTGGTTTTGATCTTGGCAGCTGCATCATCATCTACCCAGAAGAACTGTATCTGTGCAACCAACAGACGGGCTCTGTGCACTGAAGACACTTCTGGGAACTGCTTCTGCACATTGATGGGTTCAAGTCAAAGAGTGAATTGTTCAGTGTTGACTTCAAAATGTTTACTGATGAAGGCAGAAATGAGCTCCCCAAAGGGCAGGCGCTTCTCTAAACCTGAGCATGGCTTTTTAGACAATGATGGAGTTTACAATCCAGACTGTGAGAACAGTGGTAACTTCAAAGCCAGGCAGTGCAATCAGACCGACACCTGCTGGTGCGTGAACTCTGCTGGGGTGAGAAGAACTGATAAGGGTGACAAAAGCCTAAAATGCAGTGAACTAGTCAGAACTAACTGGATCTTCATCAAACTGAAACACAAGGAGAGGTCTAAAACTTTCCATGCTTCTGAAGTGGAAAATGGTCTGAGACAAATCATTCAGAACAGATACAAGCTGCATCCAAAGTACATCACTGCCATTGAGTATGAATACCCATTCATCCATATTGACCTGAAGCAAAATGCTTCCCAGAAATCCAACGGAGATGTCGATATAGCTGATGTGGCTTATTACTTTGAAAAAGATGTTAAACTTGACTCTCTATTTCACCGTAGTAATGCATTCAACCTCTCCGTTAACGGAGAGCCTTTGAATGTGGAAGGAATTTTAATTTACTATGTGGATGAAAAGCCACCAGAGTTTTCTATGAAACGTCTGACTGCTGGCGTTATTGCTGTGTTGGCAGTAGTGATATTGACTATTATTGCTGGGATTACTGTACTGGTTATTACCAGGAGGCGGACAGGGAAGTATGAGAAGGTCGAGATCAAGGAGATGGGTGAAATGAGACGAGGACAGAACTCATAG